The genomic stretch AAAACGTGGGGGCGGAGGATAGTATCAGGAACATTGATCTGCGTAACAGGAGGTGTTGCTCTTAGCGCCCTCGATGATCTCTCTATATATCACAGCTGTAGCAGGtaaacgatttttttttttttttttgaaatacgtTTGTTTCCTTGTTTATGTGATTCTTGAAGCTGTTTGTTTAAATGTTCatcttttatgtttatttaatgAAAGAAAAACCTTATGATCCTCACATTATGAACATATGACAGATTGAGCTGTTTGTTTAACTATTCTACCTTTTATGCTGATTTgatgaaagaaaaatataaaaaaatcatatgatCCTAGGGCAACCCCATTGCCCCAACCAATTTGGTCAGACTGTTGATggataaccacaaggttacaaattCGACTCCTAATAGCAGCGACCTATTGACTTTCTTTATTTGAATCGGTTAGTTATGAACAACCTGTTTTACTTGTGGTCCTTTGACGGCTAAGGTCACAAGATGAGATTTTTCTAGTGCACACCCTAGGTAATGGCTGCAGGTTTCCCTCGTCAATcgaaaagaataaaattttatgatCCTCACATTATTAACATATGACAGGATGAAAGATAAGATGAAGGTTTCTGAATTCTCTAATATTAGTTAACCAGAAGCCTCTAGGAAATATGAATGTCCTGCAGCtttgtttcattttcagtgGCAGCTGCATCCTTGGCTTCTGTTTAGATTTGTGTTGAGTTGGGTTTCTGTGACTACATTCTGTGTTGTTTCTCTTTCAGCAAGGCCTTAGAGAAGGCCAGTAAGAACAAGGCCATAATAGAAGCTATAGGAGAGCCCATCATTAGAGGACCTTGGTATAATGCGTCACTAGGAGTAGCTCACCAAAGGCAGTCTGTATCGTGCACATTTCCTGTTTCAGGACCACAGGGCTCCGGGATCTTTCAGTTGAAGGCAGTTCGTAATGGAGGTGAGTGCTGATtctacatatattttttgtttttttctttccgAATTAATCTCATTTCTCCGTGAGATGTTGGCTTGTTTCCTATAATCTTTGACCCCTTGAGCGTAGTCTGTTTAGATGTTTGGTATAACTATTTAGCCATCAACTAAGGGGAAATCCAATATAAacatagacacacacacacactaatgaGTGAGTAGTAAGGACCGAGGAATATCAAATTTATGGTCGAGCAAAGTGGTAAATGCTTAAATTAGACTCGTATTGTCTGGTATTCCAAGATTAATTCATACATGAAATTACCAACAATGCTATGaaagttgaaattgaaatttgaacCATACAAGGAATGAGTATTAAACAGTCTCGTGAGTCGTGACCATAAGGTCCTTGGCGGGATTCTAAGATTAACTGTTACTTCTAGTCAATGGCAGTACTCATTACACTTGAGTAACAAGATTACTATCATTGCAGTGTTGAAACTGAGAAAAACCGAGATGTCTTTTTGGTCAAGTCCAAATTTGTTGTCCTTTCTGCGTATTGGTTCTGCATTTCTTACTTCTTCATGTGCTTCATGTGAGCCATTGCTTTGATGTGGAACAGATGATACATGGATGTCATTCTTACGGCCCCGTGACTGGGAAATCCTCATCATGGAAGCTCTCCTCCACGTCCCTGGAAACGAGGAGAAGCAGCAAACTTTTCGAATCACTGTTTCCAACGACTTGCCCCCTCCAACAGCTTGTGTGTCATGCCCTGATCCTAAGTCTCAAAAATCAGATAGTGTGGAGAAGAACTGAAACTGTCTATCCATCTTGGATTTGCCACTCTGATTATTTCAGATAATACTAGAGAATAATGCAGAGTATAAAGTTTGTATTTCTAGAgtggtttttgaatttttatgaaGGCAACTTCAACAGATTTATGAACAACATTAATTTTGTTGAGTAACATCATACATAAGATGTAAATCATATTAGGAGAA from Ipomoea triloba cultivar NCNSP0323 chromosome 12, ASM357664v1 encodes the following:
- the LOC115999172 gene encoding uncharacterized protein LOC115999172 encodes the protein MLGRRFLSFLKRSPSTTSEVEESRAKTWGRRIVSGTLICVTGGVALSALDDLSIYHSCSSKALEKASKNKAIIEAIGEPIIRGPWYNASLGVAHQRQSVSCTFPVSGPQGSGIFQLKAVRNGDDTWMSFLRPRDWEILIMEALLHVPGNEEKQQTFRITVSNDLPPPTACVSCPDPKSQKSDSVEKN